A single genomic interval of Chloroflexota bacterium harbors:
- a CDS encoding glycosyltransferase family 39 protein, with the protein MSRLAFINEDLRRDWPWLSPVLLAGLALRLWGIGFGLPGLYHTDENLIVRQALAFGAGILRPYSYVYSPFLPYCLTFLYGLYFLVGLLTGRFHSPSDLAILYFNDPTPFYLLARLTSAVFGLAAVVITYILATRMYGRVAGVSAVFVALSPALVLHSHYGMSDVPVACLILVALYALWCFIEEPTTRRLFIAGIVVGLAIVMKYSAWVLIFPLIVTVIVVARRERWPGRRILGYLALGGFVAIGTFLVISPYTALDFRNFWADVVIFQLGTQLRQGESFIGLWTYYLSAFAVEGLGFPLLVAALIGSAYAIYLRRPADILLVSFLVPYLAMLLFQGRQQFNWIVPVIPVLCILASLTLDAIWRAMSAAWMRWRPAALVVLAIMIGPMAHRAYERSQWLSWPDTRNIAREWIEAHIPAGARILSDPMWTVPQLRQNRESLIRYLGERANAKDIENRPESTRTAYSQYVHYQLAALESYSGPTYDIVYIQHEWWKSDEGAPDIQVYPVWGLFEGRVFSLDELRAQGFQYVVVSSLKYLQYLREEGKEKWPSYYALYSSLEEQCRLVQVFAPDTGIAGPIVKLYDLHGQP; encoded by the coding sequence ATGAGTAGACTCGCGTTCATAAACGAGGATCTGCGCCGAGACTGGCCCTGGCTGAGCCCTGTTTTGCTGGCTGGGTTAGCTCTGCGGTTGTGGGGTATTGGTTTTGGCTTGCCGGGCCTCTATCATACGGATGAGAACCTGATCGTCCGTCAGGCACTTGCGTTTGGGGCGGGTATCTTGCGCCCTTATTCCTACGTGTATTCACCGTTCCTGCCGTACTGTCTGACCTTTCTTTATGGTCTTTATTTTCTAGTGGGTTTGCTCACCGGGCGATTTCATAGCCCTTCCGATCTAGCCATCTTGTATTTCAACGACCCCACACCTTTCTACCTTCTGGCTCGTCTGACCAGCGCTGTTTTTGGGTTAGCTGCGGTCGTGATAACCTACATTTTGGCCACAAGGATGTATGGTCGAGTGGCAGGGGTTTCAGCGGTTTTTGTCGCCCTCTCGCCAGCGCTTGTACTTCACTCACATTACGGCATGTCCGATGTCCCAGTGGCCTGCCTAATACTGGTGGCGCTCTATGCTCTGTGGTGTTTCATTGAAGAACCCACAACGCGGCGGCTCTTTATCGCGGGGATAGTAGTGGGTCTGGCAATCGTAATGAAGTATTCGGCGTGGGTGCTAATATTTCCTCTGATAGTGACAGTGATCGTGGTCGCTAGGCGCGAGCGTTGGCCTGGGCGCCGAATCCTGGGTTATCTGGCGTTAGGTGGGTTCGTGGCCATCGGCACTTTCCTCGTGATCTCGCCTTATACCGCGTTAGATTTTCGCAATTTCTGGGCTGATGTAGTGATCTTCCAATTGGGCACCCAATTGAGACAGGGTGAAAGTTTCATAGGATTATGGACTTATTATCTCTCCGCTTTCGCTGTAGAAGGATTGGGCTTCCCGCTTCTAGTGGCGGCACTGATTGGCTCGGCCTATGCTATCTACCTGCGGCGTCCTGCCGATATCCTTTTGGTTTCTTTTCTGGTGCCCTATTTAGCGATGCTCCTTTTCCAGGGACGGCAGCAGTTTAACTGGATCGTGCCTGTTATCCCCGTGCTTTGCATTTTAGCCTCTCTGACGTTGGATGCCATTTGGCGCGCCATGTCGGCTGCTTGGATGCGTTGGCGGCCGGCAGCGTTGGTTGTGTTGGCTATTATGATCGGGCCGATGGCTCACCGCGCTTATGAGCGAAGCCAGTGGCTGTCCTGGCCGGATACCCGCAACATAGCGCGAGAGTGGATTGAAGCCCATATCCCCGCTGGGGCGAGAATCCTGTCCGATCCGATGTGGACTGTGCCTCAGTTGCGTCAGAATCGCGAAAGCCTCATTCGCTACCTGGGCGAGCGGGCAAACGCAAAAGATATCGAGAACCGCCCAGAAAGCACGCGGACGGCATACAGTCAGTACGTCCACTATCAGCTAGCCGCCCTTGAAAGTTACAGCGGACCTACCTACGATATCGTATACATCCAACATGAGTGGTGGAAGAGCGACGAAGGTGCGCCAGATATCCAGGTTTACCCAGTGTGGGGGCTTTTTGAGGGACGGGTGTTTTCCCTGGACGAATTGCGAGCGCAGGGATTCCAATACGTGGTAGTCAGTAGTTTGAAATATTTGCAGTACCTCCGCGAGGAGGGTAAGGAGAAGTGGCCTTCCTATTACGCGCTCTACTCTTCATTGGAGGAGCAGTGCCGTTTGGTCCAAGTATTCGCGCCGGATACGGGCATTGCGGGACCGATCGTCAAACTCTATGATCTCCACGGGCAACCATGA
- a CDS encoding radical SAM protein, which produces MSLLRKLLKADWGAITRGFYDYNIAHRYHSLPPRQVVVDVTYRCNARCLMCNIWRTGGRDELSREALVAAMDGRVCAHLERLMISGGEPFLRSDLVALIDDLMVRMPHLQVLSVITNGLSPDRILAGAEEIVQRCKQRGVQLSFSVSLDGVGDVHDRIRNVPGAFDRTQETALRLKELGDQHGFFVGVGCVICRLNLGELGKLRAWGDEHNIPIGFQIIGFHETYVDNLSQQANLDFREEDRPALYALLQELASERALGNFMAYYWRDMLHMYRDGTPRQTPCPFAIESFVLDAQGNVRYCETTKNIGNCVRDGTCSDIYYRPENLTYRRSMWTHSCPVCNSGCLVNVGLRKQVTRHLAYALFGF; this is translated from the coding sequence ATGTCGCTGTTACGCAAATTGCTGAAGGCCGATTGGGGCGCTATCACTCGCGGATTTTATGACTATAACATCGCTCATCGTTACCACTCGCTTCCCCCGCGGCAGGTGGTGGTGGATGTAACTTACCGCTGCAATGCACGTTGCCTGATGTGCAACATCTGGCGTACTGGGGGACGAGACGAATTAAGCCGCGAGGCTCTCGTAGCCGCTATGGATGGGCGAGTCTGTGCCCATCTCGAGCGGTTGATGATCTCCGGAGGGGAACCCTTCTTGCGCAGTGATTTGGTGGCCTTGATCGATGATTTGATGGTGAGGATGCCACACCTACAAGTGCTTTCCGTGATCACAAATGGTCTCTCGCCTGACCGTATATTGGCTGGCGCTGAGGAGATTGTACAACGCTGCAAACAGCGGGGGGTACAGTTGAGTTTTTCGGTCTCATTGGATGGGGTAGGCGATGTACATGACCGCATCCGTAATGTCCCTGGCGCTTTTGATCGCACTCAAGAGACGGCGCTGCGATTGAAAGAGTTGGGTGACCAGCATGGATTTTTCGTAGGCGTTGGCTGTGTTATTTGCCGGCTGAATCTTGGCGAACTGGGGAAACTCCGCGCCTGGGGTGACGAGCATAACATTCCCATTGGGTTCCAGATCATCGGATTCCATGAAACCTACGTGGATAACTTGAGCCAACAGGCCAATCTGGACTTCCGGGAGGAAGACCGTCCGGCATTATATGCTTTGCTGCAAGAACTGGCCAGCGAGCGAGCGCTTGGCAATTTCATGGCCTACTACTGGCGCGACATGCTCCATATGTACCGTGATGGCACGCCCCGTCAGACACCTTGCCCCTTTGCCATAGAATCCTTTGTGCTCGATGCGCAGGGGAATGTTCGCTACTGTGAGACCACAAAGAATATTGGGAACTGTGTTCGAGACGGTACATGCAGCGATATCTATTATCGTCCTGAGAATTTGACCTACCGGCGCTCTATGTGGACACATAGTTGCCCTGTCTGTAATAGCGGCTGCCTGGTGAATGTGGGCCTGCGCAAGCAAGTGACCCGGCACTTAGCCTATGCTCTCTTTGGTTTCTAG